The sequence TTCTGCGACTTCCCGCAGAAGGAGCAGCACAGCGTCTCTTTTTTCTCCACTCCGGCCGGCCGCAAAGGATTGCGGCCGGATCCCTCCTCACCGATCAATCGCTGATGGCCCTGTATTGCGATCGCGAAGATAATCTGTGGCTCGGCACCTCGGCCGGAGGGCTCAATATCCTGCAGGCGAGTCCCCTGGTGGTTTATACCACGGCCCAGGGAATGAGCGGCAATCGTATCCTGGCGATTCAGCAGGACAGTGCGGGAAATGTTTGGGCTGGTACCAAAGGCCATGGGTTGAATCGCTTTGACGGTTCATCATGGCGGCCTTTTCCCCTTCTGCCCAAGGGCGGGGCGATTTCTGTTTACGCGCTCCTGGAGGACAGCCAGAAGCGTCTGTGGATCGGCACGTCGGGGAGCGGCCTCTTTTTATTGGCCAAAAATAAAACTAAGGTTTTTAAAGAGGAGGACGGCCTTGTGGCCGATTCAATCTTATCCCTGGCGCAGGACCCGGATGGAACGATCTGGATAGGCACTTCGGCAGGACTATTCGTTTTCCGGCGAGGACGGATCGAATCTCTTGCCCATACCGGGCCGCTGGCCAGACCTGTATTTTCACTGGCATTCGACGCTCAAGGGCAGCTCATCGGAGGAGCTCTGGGGCCGAGCCTTTTTACTTTTTTCAGGGGCAAATGGGAGAATTTTGACGCCCGCTGCGGCCTGGAGGGGCGGATGGTTTTCGCCGTCTATCCCCATCCCGATGGAACGCTCTGGGCCGGAACCGAAAACGGCCTGTTCCGTCAAGGCGGCGCCAGGTTCATTCCCTGCCAATTCAGCAATGCTCCTTCCGACATTCAGGTTTTCGGCATGGTGGCTGACAATGATCACCGCTTGTGGCTGAGCACCAATAAAGGCCTGGGCTGCATTGAAGCCGGAGCTTTGGCCATGGCTCCTGTTTCAGGAAAAATAACCCTGCCGGTCTGTTTTTTCGGTGAAGCCGAAGGCATGAAAAGCACGGTTTGCAGCGGCGGTTTCCAGCCAACGGTCTGGAGAGGCGCTGCTGGCCGGCTCTGGTTTTCCACCCAGAACGGCGTGGTAACCATCAGGCCGCAGGAGGCGCTCCGTGAACGCTTCACCCTTGCGGCACTGATCGAGGGGGGCGCGGCCGATGGGCGTATTTTCACCCCAGGGCAAATGCATGAATTGCCCGCCGGGACCCGGCGCCTCGAAATCTTTTTTACCGCCCCCTTTTTCTCCGCTCCCCAGCGGGTGGGTTTTAAATACCGGCTGCAGGGTATCGACACAGAATGGCACCTGACCAATGGCCGCTCCGTGGTCTACAACGACCTGCCACCTGGCCGTTATTTTT comes from Candidatus Aminicenantes bacterium and encodes:
- a CDS encoding helix-turn-helix domain-containing protein, with translation MALYCDREDNLWLGTSAGGLNILQASPLVVYTTAQGMSGNRILAIQQDSAGNVWAGTKGHGLNRFDGSSWRPFPLLPKGGAISVYALLEDSQKRLWIGTSGSGLFLLAKNKTKVFKEEDGLVADSILSLAQDPDGTIWIGTSAGLFVFRRGRIESLAHTGPLARPVFSLAFDAQGQLIGGALGPSLFTFFRGKWENFDARCGLEGRMVFAVYPHPDGTLWAGTENGLFRQGGARFIPCQFSNAPSDIQVFGMVADNDHRLWLSTNKGLGCIEAGALAMAPVSGKITLPVCFFGEAEGMKSTVCSGGFQPTVWRGAAGRLWFSTQNGVVTIRPQEALRERFTLAALIEGGAADGRIFTPGQMHELPAGTRRLEIFFTAPFFSAPQRVGFKYRLQGIDTEWHLTNGRSVVYNDLPPGRYFFRLLPMLNGRLGKGALSTSLLVILPKAKLFSHWYGVAVFLLAGFLGVGIVAKRLQRSKSGKGEARYRLSNLDSAQAAAYKKKLEECMHSEKPHLNPELTLAILADKLAITGKHLSQTINECFGQNFNDFINSYRIRAAIARLSDAKTRDDKLLKIAFESGFNSLSVFNAAFK